A stretch of the Oncorhynchus clarkii lewisi isolate Uvic-CL-2024 chromosome 9, UVic_Ocla_1.0, whole genome shotgun sequence genome encodes the following:
- the LOC139417605 gene encoding uncharacterized protein, which produces MRNQAPHPHEPNYTHQPNYPHQPHQPNYPHQPHQPNNPHQPPHPHQPNYPHQPNYHHQPPYPHQPNYPHQPNYPHQPNYPHQPHQPNYPHQPNYPHQPHQPNYPHQPNYPHQPHQPNYPHQPNYPHQPHQPNYHHQPHQPNYPHQPHQPNYPHQPNYPHQPHQPNYHHQPHQPNYPHQPNYPHHPHQPNYSHQPPTLTNLTTLTSLTTLTSLTSLTTLTSLTSLTTLTSLTTITSLTSLTTLTSLTTLPTLTSLTTITSLTSLTTLNSLTTLTSLTSLTTLTSRPTLTSLTSLTTITSLTSLTTLTSLTTLPTLTSLTTITSLTSLTTLNSLTTLTSLTSLTTLTSLPTLTSLTSLTTITSLTSLITLTSLTTLPTLTSLTTITSLTSLTTLTSLTTLPTLTSLTTLTSLISLTTLTSLTTLTSLTSLTTLTSFTSLTTLTSLTTLTSLTSPTTLTGLTSLTTLTTFTTINTITTLTS; this is translated from the coding sequence CCCCCCACCCTCACGAACCTAACTACACTCACCAGCCTAACTACCCTCACCAGCCTCACCAGCCCAACTACCCTCATCAGCCTCACCAGCCTAACAACCCTCACCAGCCTCCCCACCCTCACCAGCCTAACTACCCTCACCAGCCTAACTACCATCACCAGCCTCCCTACCCTCACCAGCCTAACTACCCTCACCAGCCTAACTACCCTCACCAGCCTAACTACCCTCACCAGCCTCACCAGCCTAACTACCCTCACCAGCCTAACTACCCTCATCAGCCTCACCAGCCTAACTACCCTCACCAGCCTAACTACCCTCACCAGCCTCACCAGCCTAACTACCCTCACCAGCCTAACTACCCTCACCAGCCTCACCAGCCTAACTACCATCACCAGCCTCACCAGCCTAACTACCCTCACCAGCCTCACCAGCCTAACTACCCTCACCAGCCTAACTACCCTCACCAGCCTCACCAGCCTAACTACCATCACCAGCCTCACCAGCCTAACTACCCTCACCAGCCTAACTACCCTCACCACCCTCACCAGCCGAACTACTCTCACCAGCCTCCCACCCTCACCAACCTAACTACACTCACCAGCCTAACTACCCTCACCAGCCTCACCAGCCTAACAACCCTCACCAGCCTCACCAGCCTAACTACCCTCACCAGCCTAACTACCATCACCAGCCTCACCAGCCTAACTACACTCACCAGCCTAACTACCCTCCCCACCCTCACCAGCCTAACTACCATCACCAGCCTCACCAGCCTAACTACCCTCAACAGCCTAACTACCCTCACCAGCCTCACCAGCCTAACTACCCTCACCAGCCGACCTACCCTCACCAGCCTCACCAGCCTAACTACCATCACCAGCCTCACCAGCCTAACTACACTCACCAGCCTAACTACCCTCCCCACCCTCACCAGCCTAACTACCATCACCAGCCTCACCAGCCTAACTACCCTCAACAGCCTAACTACCCTCACCAGCCTCACCAGCCTAACTACCCTCACCAGcctacctaccctcaccagccTCACCAGCCTAACTACCATTACCAGCCTCACCAGCCTAATTACACTCACCAGCCTAACTACCCTACCCACCCTCACCAGCCTAACTACCATCACCAGCCTCACCAGCTTAACTACACTCACCAGCCTAACTACCCTCCCCACCCTCACCAGCCTAACTACCCTCACCAGCCTCATCAGCCTAACTACCCTCACCAGCCTAACTACCCTCACCAGCCTCACCAGCCTAACTACCCTCACCAGCTTCACCAGCTTAACTACCCTCACCAGCCTAACTACCCTCACCAGCCTCACCAGCCCAACTACTCTCACCGGCCTCACCAGCCTAACTACCCTCACCACCttcaccaccatcaacaccatcaccaccctCACCAGCTAA